The genomic interval ccttcaatATCACGCTGGGGTGTTTGGCCAAGATCCTTGTGGTGGATGCATCAGTCATAAAGTGACCCCAGGTGACTGACCAGCGCCTCTTCCTTTGCATTCGGTGTGTGCTAAAAGGGGAATTCTTACCCTTGATTATTGGCACCAAGAGCATGCAACAGGAGCCTCGCGGCGTGGCAGCCACacgtggtggttgagagagagaggcatTGTTATCGATATCTTCCTACCCCAGTCTGACCGTTTGTTTCCCAAGAAATGGTGGTTTGCTTAGCCGAGATAAGCTTTGTCAAGACACTAACATCGAAAGGGCCGTTGACGGCTTGGTTTCCCCAAGGCCGACCGTATATTTGGCGTTCAATACATTGAGGCTTAGCAGCGGGCATCACGGCGGGATCACAACATCAATGTCCTGCATTAGGCCTCAGGTCTAGACTTTGCCACGAGATCAGGGAATCTTCAGGCACGATTCTGCACTTGGCTTCTTCCATATGTTTCCCCGAAGAGCTGGATACTAGCTCCTGACTTGAACCGATGGCGCTACTAGCGCCTCACTCCCGCACATGGATCGCTCTGGCGTTATCCTCTTTTGGTTTTCTATCTCGTATTCTTGGCATCGTGTCCAGGATGCTATCCGACGGATTCCGAGCCCATGTTTCCACCCATTTGCTTCTTTACAGCTTCTGTCGAGGCGCGATGGACGACGTGAATGGTGCATGTTTGCGGcgagaaaaggggcaaggGGTAAATGATTGGACCAAGCTCTCCATGTCCACAACCTTGACCCCCATGTCATCTCATGTCATCCCATGTCAGCCCGTGTCAACTTTCCCGCCATACAGCCCAAGGCTTGCATCATGTCAGACGTTTTCATCGCTGTATCGTCTGCCACTGCCGGATTGACATTGACCCGACTGACTGACGAGGGAGTGTTTCCGTCGATGCAGCAGCTCTGGTTCGGCACTTCTAAACGAACACAACAAGCGAACTCGGCTGGGGGCGGAGTTAGCGTCGTGGTTGCATCTCCGCACGGCACGACCCACGAATGCTACCCTAAATCCGAATTATTGACAGGCGTCTGTGATGGCTACTCCCGCGCTAAGCCTTGTACATATTGGGAGTGAACTCGAGCAGACGGAACTTTCCCCGCACCCTACTTCGATGGTTTGCCAGCTGCACATGTCAAAGACAAAGGTGCCCACAATCCTCCGCGGATGCATACAGACAAAAGGAGCAGGAATACGCGACATCTGTCGGGTAgacttgctgctgctggaacCAATATGATAATCGATAGTCCAACTCCCATCAAAAAGAAATGAGCTCGTTTCTTTAGAAAGGTGTATGAAACCGAGCGAGTCGAACTATTGGGTGCTTTGGAAGCAGCACGGTGAATCTATTTTGAGAGAGCTCGGGAGCTCCCAGTGCTCAGGCCCGCTCCAGGCCTGCCGCGGGTGGCGAACCGTGGTTGAGGCTCGGCAGTTTGGTCGATCTTGTGACATGGCCGGTATAGTATAGGTGTTTTCTCTGTCTGTCCTGTCTCGCTTATTCTGCGGTGGTAGTATCAGAGGGTGTCAGTTCGGGGCTTTTAGCTAAGGGATGCAAACCCACTGACAGACCTACCTCTTGGTCATCACCAAGCAGCCAAGCATCCTCGAACCTTAGGTTTCATTGTCTTTGTAAATACTTCTTGCCAAGCATCCGAGAGCGACATCCTCCTGCAGTGGGTCGACTGGGCCGCAGTCGCTCACCATTTCCGTAATGAGATGCGAGGTATCAACATGAACAACACCATGTCTATGTCGCCCTTGAGCTCGGGGGCCATCTCTACGGCAATGCCCAGAATATCGAATCGTCGGATTGGGAAGGTACCTCGGGATCTGTTCAGAATTACTACCCAGTAGTCTACAATGAGTCAACCTTGGAAGGTCGAGCCGATATGAATAGTCATGTAGTTATGAACAAGTTGTACAAGGTGAAATGACTGAACCGGTTGGAGTTGCCGAGATTATGTTGAGATGTTCAAAAGTATAAAGACACAGGAATTTGTCCTTGGGAATTCAGTTGGAATCAGCCTCGGACAACCGGTTCCATCAAACCATTCGTCACTGAACCATACACTGCCCAGACTTTGAGCCATGCTTGTGCTCTTCCCACTTCTCtgcctcgtcctcggggCCTTGGGGGTTGACATCCCCATGTGGCTGGACGGAGCTCTTGTTGAGTAAGTGACACCAAACGTTGGCTTTGTAGGCTTGAACACTGACCTGAGAAgtgccaccgccaccgatGATTCCTACAACACTGGAGGAACCATCTCGGTCAATGGATGGACAGTCCAGGTTCCCAAGAACATGTTGGTTACCTTTCCAGCGGCCTATGTGCCCTGGAAGGACTTTGTAGCTCAAAAGGCTGCCGTCATAGGATACGAGGTCAATGTGTGTCTCTCACATCATCCGACACCGTCAAGAATATACTAACCGAACAATAGGTCGCTGGCAACATTGTGAATGGCGTCTCGATCGCAGCCCAGATTATTGTTCAGGAGTTCGCGATGGAGATCAACCAGGGCTATATTGAGGAGATCAACTTCGACGGCACCATGAAGATTCTGAACGGCCCCATCATTCGAATCAACGACCCCAATGCCGTCTTCTCAGTCGGCTATTCCTCCCCCTTTATGGTGGCCGATGACAAGAGCCCTAGCGTCAGCTCATTCTCTGGCTTCCCCATGTGTGTCCCTCGGTCGTCCAACGACACACTTTGCCCATCCTCGCAGcggcctgttgttgctggcacCCCACGCAGAATCTTGTAAGTACGAATCGGCTCAAAGGTGTCTGTTGACTAACCCAAAGTAAACAGTCAAGCCCCCGACCCGTTGGTCATGgctcctttccttcctggAGACTTTATCATGTACAGAGGCTTCCGCAACGCGCAGAACCAGCTCATCTGCTTCGACATTGTCGCCTGGAACGTtcagatcaccaccacaggcaGCCCAGCTTACATCAGAGTGGAAGAGACACTTGTTGGCGTGTACactcccaacaccaacgccgaGGTGGCCGAAACACGGTTCATCGGCTACACGAGTGATCCCAGCGTCACCGTCTCCATCAGCGCCATTGATATCGATCCCTGCACCGGCCATGAAACCTACAGATCTATCGGTGTTGGACAGGCCCGTCCTGAAGAGGGTGGACGCAACAAGTGGCTCGCGCGCATCGACGGGACCACCCCTTCCATCTACACGCGTGAGTACCGCATGGTTGCCTCTAGCGGGACTGTGGTCACCAGGAACGGAATTGTAGCGGGCGAGTATGTCGCTCCCATTCTCGAGTGGATTCAACCTGAGCTCCTCGTTCCCGGTATCgagcccatcatcaacgagTATGCCGCCATGTCCCATCTGACTCGTGGTGTCGGTCCCGACGAGGATGGCAACATCTTTGGTCCCCtcgaccccttcccccagtCCGGCGTCACCGTCTTCAACATTTCGACTTGTGCCGGGCCGGTCACCCCTGGAGAGCCGGGCGAGGGGGAGTCACAGACAGCCAACCCCCGTATCGATGCCACGATCCCCATCTCTGCCACCGGAAGCCAAGTTGCCACCGTTCCTCACACCAAGCGTCTCTATGTCCGTCACGATGACACCTTTACCCTTCGCGGCTACcaggacaacaacaacatgggCAGCAACGACACCCTGACCTGGAGCTGGTCCGTGTTGACCGATCAGTCTGCTGGAACCCAGTCCAACCTTGTCACTTTCACCCCTTCGTCTGACTCCAAGTCCATCTCGGTCCGCTTTGCCAACTCTGCACCCACCGGCGAGTACGTGTTCCAGCTCGCCATTTCGTCGGcaaaccacaacaccacggGTAACTTCACCTACACCGTTTCGGTGTTCTCTGGGCCGGATATCGTGTCCGTTGATGCCGTCACCTGGACGAGCGGCCAGAGTGGCACCATCGGTGTCACTTGCAGCAGTTTGTATCTAGTCGACTGGAAGGTCAACATGCAGGTAACTTATCCCGGTGACAGGGGCACCACAACCAGCGCTATGGCGGCAACTCCTCCCGGCAGTGGGTTGTggtccttctcctcgagaCGGGTTGACCGGCCTGGCACTATCACATGCAGGAGTGCACTCAACGGACAGGCAACGCGATCTGGGACCACGGCGAAGCGCGCGGTGCAGCTCAAGGCCTGAGGTGGGAGGATAAGAGGGACATATGTTTGTCAATGTTAGCTAGCATTTTGCCCGTGTCAAAAAATTATAACCTTGTCTCGCCCTCATGCAAAAGTAATGTTTCGACCCACGCGCGACTCGAACACGCAATCTTCAGAGGTAATTTTAACCGAAATCTGACGCCTTACCATTTGGCCAGCAGGCCACCAATGTGAGTATTATATGCTATTAGATACTTTTTCCTGTAAAAGGACCAGGCTCCTCTTTGGATAACTATAGTACTTGGAAAGTTGCACAGTGGTAGGCCAGTCCTAGgtaacaaaaacaaaaatgtTGTCTACTATATGGTAGTTAAAATATACAAAACGATCCGCCCAGGGGTCGAACCTGGAACCTCCTGATTGCAGAATGTAATATCGTAGTCAGACGCGCTGCCATTACGCCAGCGGACCTGTTGAATTAATTAACGAATTGCAGATTGTTACATTTAACCCAACAATAGGTCGTATAGTATGTGGGGTGCGGGGCGTCCTCAGCTAATCATTAGGAAGGTTAGGAGGCACTTAATTAGGGCTGGCTAGAAGTGCTGTGGCGCTAAGGCACACGAGCACTCTATAGAATGCAAGATGCTTAAGGTGATTAAAAGTATAGCACGACGAGTACTTTATAGGATATAATGCGCTAGGAGTAATTAGGGCTATGATATAATAAGTACTTCGAGGTCccgaggtctatatatagaGAAACTAAATAGCTAGCAAATAGTTCTGCAGTATAtaatttactattatatttatactattatatatttataataaaataatttattatatattatttagctgtaccgaattaattattaaaagCTACTTTTAACtaaatattaaaataataagaaaatatataaattcTGTAGTTATATATAAAAGTTCTGCCGCCTTATTAAGTACTGCCGAAAGGAGCCTTATTGTTTTAGCTAGGCTAACTTCGGCCGAAATTCTACCGCAACTCCCTCCGGACTAGTATTTTCTACCTTTTAACACTACTTAGCTAGCTAGCACTACAATAGCTCCCAATTGCCACTTTACTACTAAAAAGTCCTAACGAATTTAGACCTTTTATTTTAACGGCTACTTTAGCTAActataaatttaaaaaatTATTAGTTATATAAAATACTAAATCCGCTATACGATACGAGCTTTAGCAGCCGAGGTTACTTTACGATTTAGCTAACTATACATTAATATAGCCGATTAAAAGCTCGAGTTTATTCgatatattattatagtttTAAAAGACAGTAAGGCTACGAGGAACCAAttaagactggaccgcgcgATCGAGTGAAGCTTATAGTCTAAGTAagcaacggactaataagataGGGACCGGGAACCGCGGTAaggcttacggtccacggtctaGCATCAGCTAATTAAGAGCGGACCGAAGACTAtttataagttaacggtccacaGTTTATTAGTgtatatatacggaggaatTAGCTAGTAtagataaatagttccgcaatatataatatattaaagtaggtgctattgaggcctgtaaatataggctcaaatagctatcggcgcagtacactgagagcaAAGAAGACTTTaactgcagcattcgacagttgccgtagcactgaaggaaggaggattacagaGGCGGCGCcctataatatatagaagagaatcactaTAACATagtgtcacagttaagccaacagGCAGGACGGACCGTGTGCGGGGCACAAGACGCACAGACAATCGCTAGTAGGACCAATCAGGGCAAAGCTACGCGATCATAGGCAATAGACTGGGAAGACATAGTGATCGCGGCAATATAACCAATAGGGAGTCATAGAGGATTATAGCGATCATTACGATCATTAAGAATAAGCGGaataattactataattagGGTTTAGcacgaggtctatatatacagaggaactagctatatagatagatagttccgcagtatataatttaagcttatatttatagtatTTAGTATTTACATTAAGATATTTtgttatatattatttagctacACCGAGCTacgattatttagaagtaccttcgactagtatcccttttagaggttctggatagaggttcgttatacgttatatacttactttaactctattacggataagttaaaggcgtctttttactattatagccggacctaagaatatttaaataggaggcgtcccgcctagcctaGGTAGTAAGGGACCTTCTACTAGTACTAGACTTGCACTTACTACTATAAAATAGGTCGTTAAGTACTTTAAGGAGTTTAAAGAAGAGGCTTAGTAGACCCGGAAATAGattattactattacgaCCGTACCTAAATTAACcattaagttcccggtaccggagcgctatagaGAAGGAAAGGTAAAGCTTAAAGGATTCTTAATCTagcttaaaacctattttcgttactACTTAAACTAGTTTACTAACGAAGAGTTAAAGGTAATCTTCGCGGTTACTAGacttaaggatagggctctCGCGTAATTTAAGCCTATCCTTAATAATTACTACGAGTAGGAGCCGGAAGactaaaagaagattaccgtaGAATACTTCGAGAGCTATCGTATTTTTAAAACTAAGCTTAAAGAGGTATTTAGGGAGTACGATAAGGTAAGGCGCGCGTAGGAGAAGCTCGTAAACCTACGCTAAACGCGCTTAGCGGCTAATTACGCGGCTCTATTTAAGATCGATAGCCTACGTagtactattaacgataagggattaatatagcttttttaTAACGgccttaaggaaaaggtaaaggataaattatataaggAGTTAAGGCCTAATAttatcgataagtatatcgctatagctattcggatcgacgatcggtaattCTAGCGGCGTACGGAGAAGAGAGGTAGTAGGGGTTactatagtaataataataataaaagataCTTTAGCAATAACCGTcctaataataaataaaaaagaaaataccCTAGCACTAACTACTTTAGTACCACATACGTAGGACCGATAGAGgtcgacgctatataataatagagGCTATAAAGCCGGAGCTAGGGTAAAGataaccttaagtattttaactaTAGTAAGGTAGGATACTTTAAGAAGGACTATAAGGTacctaaacggctcggatagaaaaaggaaatcgtattaactattatatcgaaaggaccgagggttatagaGGTAATAGCTATCGGGTATTAGTAAGGCggagcggtaagctccgagGAAAACTCTAACTAATACGTTAAATAAGAAAATATAGAGTTTTaggaggtaaaggaagctttagaaaggctaaaggcaAAGcacgaggaaggagatcttTAGATATAGGCATTATAGGATTAACTAATATAGATCGCTACGGAAGTTACTACGGAGGTTACTAAAGATAAGGGTCTTATATAAGGATTTACTAGGTAGATAATATTAAAGAggtaatatagtaagtacggaattactattttataagatatattatagcttataaagctcttatataaaagctaggAAGAGTATTAGAAAGGTAGGAAAGTCGTTAATATTAGAatcgcgaagttactaagggatatattaatacctatatagtatataccctataagggagatacggtatagctttattttAGATATCCGGAGTATTAAAGAGTACCTTAGTtctagtatattatatacggatatataGAGTACTActaaagtaagtcgctatacggctactggccggtacgtaaagtaAATAAGGAAGGTAAACTATAACTAGTTAGAAAGACTATAGCCTAATAGGAAAAGGCTTAATAGGAGGACCTAAACGACTACGTCTTATAGAAAGTTTAGGACCTAGTTaaactaaaggatagcctttaggttatataGATCGTACTAAGGTATATAAGGTACTATATCGAATACGtaaacggttaaaatatagACGATAGTGTATGCTTGTAGGAAAAAGTAGTATTAGGATAGTGCCTAAGCCTAAACTGCGCTATATATTCGCGGGAAAAGGTTAAGCGATATTATTAGGCGAAGATGCTTAGGTAGACGATTAAGTAGAGGAACCGCTATCGGATATAGATACGAGGAAATGCTAGGGAAGTAAGAGACGGaagataggaggaagctaGGCGGGTATAGTTAAGGGACTTTATGTGGCTAGTTAATACGGAGCAGGAGGACGCtcttaaacgatataactGCTTAGGAAACGACTTGCGGCTTTTCGCGGGGGCCGGTAACTTTTAACGGACTACGAACGGTATTTTCGTAAGTATTGGCGTAAGGCGaaggtataggataacgaCCCGGCGCTCGTTAACGAGGTCGCTACCGTATAAGGAGGAGGcaagaaagataaacgccTCTAGGTTATAGCGCATTAGAAGGATATTTAGGCGGTAATATTAGTAGACGGTAATACGGaaacgaatttaatttcgctatagttcgtGTACTAGGCCCGTATATTAtagaagagaaagaaggaatagatagttatataaggtccatttcctacgtaaaaggtttATAGGGAGACACTACCCCtagatattatagtcgaaggaaaaacgatattagtTATATTtgatattataaatataggaccctcgaaggatataatcctagggtaattataatataaagattataattTAGATATCGATTAAAGGGATAGTAGCTACCTACGACTAAAAGAGCCTTAAAAGTATCTAATTAACGATGGAAGATTAGGAGTACGTACGGAGTAAAGTGCAGGACGAGTACCCTTTACGGCACTACCGTAAGGAGTATAggaagtaatagtatattctatcgatataggcggtaagatcgaagaagtagggttaacgacgttagtagagatatcggaggttaataaatacgcctactataataacgtagagaaaggcgagaaaaaggcggtaccggtggaatatcgaggatacttagcctttacggctaagtatttaGAGGGGCTTTTAGAGCGAGGACCGTGGGACTATAAgattaagttaaaagaaggagctaagctacggctatttaaggtttattatattaacgataagtaaagtaaggagctACGGAAGTACTTAGACGAGAatttaaagaaaggatatattagggagtcTATATTGCTAGTAGGATACCCTATATTCTTTATACCGAAGAAGGACGGTAGcttacgactatatataAACTACCGCTAGTTAAATAACgagacggtaaaaaatagttacccgctaccgttaatatctAGGTTACGGAGTTAACTAATAAAggcgcgatactttatatatttagatatacctatcgggtacgcttatatacggattaaagaaGGAGACGAATAGAAGATAGCGTTTTGTATaccctatagttatttcgagtatctcgtaatactatttaggCTAACTAATACGCCCGCGACGTTTTAATCTTTCGTTAACTATACGATacggaagtacctcgataaaatagtaatatactaTCTCGATAAcatttttatttacttacgtactttaaaAGAATATAAGCGATACGTACGAGAGATACTTAACGCGCTATACGGAGCCGGACTTTCCGTTAATAAAGAGAAGAgcgagttttacgtatagaaGATAGtatatttaggatatttaatatcgctaggtaaggttcgtatagaacctaggaaaattacggtagttAAGGACTAGCCTACGccgtaattataaatatacgttaaggAATTTTTAGGGTTTATAAATTTCTATCGAATATTTATCCGTAGGTACGTAGGTATCGCGCGGTTACttaattacttaattaaGAAAGACGTGGAGTTTCGGTAGGGGCAGGAAGAAGAGTAGGCCTTCTAGGAGCTAAAAGAAGCTATTTTGGAGGACCCGGTGcttaaattactaaactTTAGTCGATTATTTAAGGTcaaagtaaatatattagacTATACGATCGGTGGATAGTTAGGATAGCGAGACGATAATAGTAAGCTATACCCGGTaaccttcttttcgaagaagctcgagggggTACATTAGAATTATTTAATCTATAATAAAGAGCTACTcgctattatcgaagcgttcgaggaataGAGGCTATACCTTAGCGGTACTAAGTACGAAATACAGGTCTATACGGACTATAAGaatctacggtactttactactacgaaggtccttaacgccCGGTAAATACAATAGTTAAAGTTTctctcggaatttaatttctagATTAactataaaaagggttcggagaacgctaaaGTAAACGCACttagccggcgagccgactACTATAAAGATATACCTAGGGAGTTACTACTACTACTTAAGGAGGCGCCAGATAGTACCTTTAAGTATCTACTATAGCCATAGataaagtattacgtagTATATCGCGAGAAGGCTACTTTTAGCAAATACTAAAGGAAGTTAGGcaacgatattataaagtaatactaATAAGAAAAGCTAGAGCCATAGGGTATCTAGAAAGACAGTTAGGGaagactataatataaaaaccGAGCGTACGTAAAGCTAAATAATAGGACGGTActaataataaagatttatatattaaagctcagaggatatataggtatcgctaagactatagaaaagattaagtaGCACTTTAATTAGCTAAGGATTAAAGACGACGTTAAGGaaactatttagttatactatacgtaCGAGAGAACAAGggttacgaggtataagCCCTATAGATTTCTGGAGCCACTACCGGTAATAGAACGGCTATAGAGTTTAATTACGATAAACTTCATTactaaattactaaagtctAAAAATATAGTAACCGGTATTAAgtataatagtatattaacggtagtcgatagGCTTACTAAGTAAGTATACTTCCTACCTTATAAGGAGACTTAGTCGGCAAAATAACTAGCAGATATAGTATTACGGTATATTacattaatatatatatagttaaaaaagtttattatagaccgcGATACTAAATTTATATCGAAGTTCTAAAGAGTATTAATAACGAAGTTAAGGGTAATAagtaaagcgttttcggcctACTACCCTTAGacggacggttaaacggaacggcttaactaaatcgtaaaataatacttataaaattatattaatttcgagtaaaaCGATTAAATTAAACTATTACCTACGGTAtagctaatatataatatatcgttAACTAAAACGACcaaagctataccgttcttcGCGAACTTCGGCTATAAGGCAGACTTACGGCAGGGACCTACggttaaggtacctagggctagggttaaggtaaataaaatatatatactttacgGCAAACTTAAGCTAAAACTGgagtttataaaggaaaggatacggaaatactataatactaaaaggCTTAAAGGACCTCGCCTTAAGGGGAGAAAcatagtattcctttctatacgCAATTTACGTACTAAAAGACCTAATAAGAAGCTAGACCATAGGAAAGTAGGCCCgtttaaagttaaaaggaAAATATCGGAGACGGTATTTAAATTAGAGCTACCCTATATAATACATTTATAGTTATATACTTTCCATATCTTACTTCTGGAGCCCGCACCACAGgtaagtaaggctaatatataggtagtaGCGGAGGACGGAGAAAAGGAATATAATATAGAAAagatattaaatttatagtttaataaaagtaaattaaagtatttagttagtTAATTAAGATATCTAGCTATAAATAATTCGTAGGAACTATAGGCATACCttaattacttaaataagtaaaaggaattctattaacgatatccggaccggctaaaacctaaataagtaaaaagatcTAGCCCTAGCCTATAACTAAATAGCTATAAGATAGAGCTAGGAGAACCTCGATAGAAATCGAATTTACGCCTCCGACGTAATAatcgacgtactatatattatattataaggTTGGAAGGTATAAAGGggactaaatataaataatactACGCGCTTTAACTACCTTAAAAAAGGGAAGGCGCGTTACTGACGGTATCCTGCGCGGATAGAAAGGAAAGACCGGCCGTACTAAAATCGGCACTAAAGTTAGGAAATAGCTAGTTAGGTAAGACGGGAGGCTAGGAAGAGGGGTCGGTACTAAGAGTAGTAGTAATAGGAGGATCGAGCGTAAGTATTACCTTACTAATAATAACGGTACTCCGCTCCGAAAGATATCGTTTCTACTAGCAAAGGCAGGATAAATATATAACGGCTTTTTACGCTTTACGTATAGCCTCTTCGGCTTTACGGTAAGCGTCTAAAAATTATTTTTCGGTAGCTAGTTCCTCTAAAGATAAATAACGATACTCGGTAACTAGGTACTCGACTAAATAAGGTTAAACGGAGTatcgagagagagacagattAACCGACTTATAGTAATAGGAGTGCCCTATTCGTCGCAAGTACGGCCTCGACGCATACACTCGCCGCAACGGGAAAAACGCTCGTAAAGGCGATAAATTAAGTTATAAGCGGTATAAAACGAATAAAGTATAACGATAAAACCTTTAAAGTTAATAAAAGCGGTTAAGGCTAGGCGACGACGGTATTACGGACTAACgcgcggggaagggggttacGAGGACCTAGAAACTCTATAAGAGTTAGATATTATAGCGATagggaaaagagaaggacttataaataaataaaagtaAGCGATACGCGGTTATTTTAGGCCTTAGATCGACGGGACGTCGACCTAAGAGGAGgggtattatattataattaagcTAATAGGCAGGACGGACCGTATGCGGGGCACAAAACGCATAGATAATCGCTAGTAGGACTAATTAAGGCAAGGCTACGCGATTATAGGTAATAGATTAAGAAAACATAATAATCGTAGTAATATAACTAATAGGGAGTTATAGAAGATTATAGCGATTATTACgattattaaaaataagcGGAATAATTACTATAATCAAGGCTTAGCACaaagtctatatatacggaggaactagctatatagatagatagttccgcaatatgtaatttaagcttatatttacggtatttaGTATTTACATTAAGATATTTTATTgtgcactatttagctgcaccgagccacgattatttagaagtgccttcgaccagtatcccttttagaggttctggataggggttcgttacaTATAGGCTTGTAAGGCACTAATAAGTAtagtgaaccagtatattaattaaaccttatagactaaaaaatactATAGTGGATAAGGTGTGAGGCAAaggtcttataggctatcggcctcttacttgctccccgagggtaattccgttcccgggcctaaACGCGCGTTttccgggcccgaacgcccgctaagtgcgctatccaaatataaggttacaggccacgttgccgctaccgtttgaccactgcagggcaccggccttagcgctcggccttccgggacctcggattgcttctggaggccgagcctccgctccggcaaccgcagtccctaaacactgctgattt from Podospora pseudoanserina strain CBS 124.78 chromosome 6, whole genome shotgun sequence carries:
- a CDS encoding hypothetical protein (EggNog:ENOG503P04X), producing MLVLFPLLCLVLGALGVDIPMWLDGALVDATATDDSYNTGGTISVNGWTVQVPKNMLVTFPAAYVPWKDFVAQKAAVIGYEVNVAGNIVNGVSIAAQIIVQEFAMEINQGYIEEINFDGTMKILNGPIIRINDPNAVFSVGYSSPFMVADDKSPSVSSFSGFPMCVPRSSNDTLCPSSQRPVVAGTPRRIFQAPDPLVMAPFLPGDFIMYRGFRNAQNQLICFDIVAWNVQITTTGSPAYIRVEETLVGVYTPNTNAEVAETRFIGYTSDPSVTVSISAIDIDPCTGHETYRSIGVGQARPEEGGRNKWLARIDGTTPSIYTREYRMVASSGTVVTRNGIVAGEYVAPILEWIQPELLVPGIEPIINEYAAMSHLTRGVGPDEDGNIFGPLDPFPQSGVTVFNISTCAGPVTPGEPGEGESQTANPRIDATIPISATGSQVATVPHTKRLYVRHDDTFTLRGYQDNNNMGSNDTLTWSWSVLTDQSAGTQSNLVTFTPSSDSKSISVRFANSAPTGEYVFQLAISSANHNTTGNFTYTVSVFSGPDIVSVDAVTWTSGQSGTIGVTCSSLYLVDWKVNMQVTYPGDRGTTTSAMAATPPGSGLWSFSSRRVDRPGTITCRSALNGQATRSGTTAKRAVQLKA